The proteins below come from a single Holdemania massiliensis genomic window:
- a CDS encoding DUF2828 family protein, which translates to MLATLKEETNKTVTENGAAAYATTGSDCLDLFAVLGALRRESEKIKIAYFVRAYTENPDLAMKILFFARDIRGGLGERSLFRTLLFWLAVNEPDSVIKNIPYVAEVGRYDDLLILMETPCEKAMLAYLHCQWEKDIVALQRNGKVSLLGKWLPSINASNPQTVCDAKRIAKAFHLSQAEYRKTVVALRRQINILENYLREKDYTFDYAKQPSQAMYKYRQAFLRNDAERYHNFVERVMAGQVRMHADNLAPYQLVEPYLSSDWQSNKSNFMKPMTPEEKRVLNAAWASLPDYSNEENILPVIDTSGSMYWSGKPLAAAVALSLGLYIAEHNQGLFHNHLLTFSNRPHFIEIQGKTFADRLRYVTSLNEVANTNLEAVFNLILKTAVKHQLPQEELPSKLVLISDMEFDCCIEKPSMPNFENAKMKYAVAGYQLPGIVFWNVASRHRHQPLKMNEQGAILVSGAVPKIFSMIAGGTFSPYQWMMEVLENERYSRIVA; encoded by the coding sequence ATGTTGGCAACATTGAAGGAAGAAACAAATAAGACGGTGACAGAAAATGGCGCGGCGGCTTATGCTACGACAGGCTCAGATTGTCTGGATTTGTTTGCGGTTTTGGGAGCATTGCGGCGCGAGTCGGAAAAGATAAAGATTGCTTATTTTGTCCGTGCTTATACGGAAAATCCGGATTTGGCCATGAAGATCCTCTTTTTTGCCCGAGATATCCGTGGTGGATTAGGGGAAAGAAGCTTGTTTCGTACGCTTCTCTTTTGGCTCGCTGTGAATGAGCCGGACTCCGTTATAAAGAATATTCCGTATGTCGCAGAAGTTGGACGTTATGATGATTTGTTAATTTTGATGGAAACCCCTTGTGAGAAAGCGATGCTCGCTTATCTGCATTGTCAGTGGGAGAAAGATATCGTTGCTTTACAAAGAAATGGAAAAGTTTCCTTGTTGGGGAAATGGCTACCTTCGATCAATGCCTCTAATCCTCAGACAGTTTGCGATGCCAAACGCATCGCCAAAGCATTTCACCTATCTCAGGCAGAATATCGCAAGACCGTGGTTGCTTTACGTCGACAAATCAACATTCTTGAGAATTATCTGCGTGAAAAAGATTATACGTTTGACTATGCAAAGCAGCCTTCTCAGGCGATGTATAAATATCGCCAAGCATTTTTACGGAATGACGCTGAACGCTATCACAATTTTGTGGAAAGGGTTATGGCAGGTCAAGTTCGGATGCATGCCGATAACCTCGCTCCTTATCAATTGGTTGAACCTTATCTGAGTAGCGATTGGCAAAGCAATAAAAGCAACTTCATGAAGCCGATGACACCGGAAGAGAAACGTGTTCTTAATGCTGCCTGGGCAAGCTTGCCGGATTATAGTAATGAGGAAAATATTTTGCCGGTGATTGATACCTCGGGTTCGATGTACTGGTCGGGGAAGCCGCTTGCGGCCGCCGTGGCACTGTCTTTAGGGTTATATATCGCAGAACATAATCAGGGTTTGTTTCACAATCATCTTTTAACATTCTCCAACCGACCGCACTTTATCGAGATCCAAGGAAAAACGTTTGCGGACAGACTGCGCTATGTTACCTCGTTGAATGAGGTTGCCAATACAAATTTAGAAGCAGTATTCAACCTGATTCTAAAAACGGCAGTGAAGCATCAGCTCCCTCAGGAGGAACTGCCTTCCAAATTAGTGCTGATTTCCGATATGGAATTTGATTGTTGCATTGAAAAACCATCTATGCCTAACTTTGAAAATGCAAAAATGAAGTATGCTGTAGCCGGATATCAGCTGCCCGGCATTGTTTTTTGGAATGTTGCTTCACGTCATCGTCACCAGCCGCTAAAGATGAATGAACAGGGTGCAATCTTGGTTTCCGGCGCAGTCCCTAAAATCTTTTCCATGATTGCTGGGGGTACTTTCTCCCCTTACCAATGGATGATGGAGGTTCTGGAGAATGAGCGTTATTCTCGAATTGTAGCTTAA
- a CDS encoding RtcB family protein has protein sequence MFEIKGKVNTAICYAKVVESGAIDQIRRMCDYALTQDSQIRIMPDVHEGKGCTIGTTMTVLDKVCPNIVGVDIGCGMYTVKLKEKELDFEKIDEVCHRIPSGMNVWEGRKEHFDLTQLRCYRSLRDTRRLERSLGTLGGGNHFIEIDRATEGSYFLIIHSGSRNLGKQVAEFYQQLAVDLHMGKEGYYKQREEIIRTYKELGKRSEIQSALKALKDSYETQSLLVPEDLCWLYGSFLDDYLHDVEICQIFARRNRERMAEIFLDQTGMTNLEAFHTIHNYIDTQEMILRKGAIAAHHAEKVLIPINMRDGSILALGKGNAEWNYSAPHGAGRIMSRAQARASLDLKDYEASMQGIYTTSVNKKTIDEAPMAYKSLEDILDVVRESVEVIDIMKPVYNFKASDEQPTWKKQKEG, from the coding sequence ATGTTTGAAATTAAAGGAAAAGTGAATACAGCGATTTGTTATGCCAAGGTCGTCGAGTCGGGGGCCATTGATCAGATTCGCAGAATGTGTGACTATGCTTTAACACAGGATAGTCAAATAAGAATTATGCCGGATGTCCATGAAGGCAAAGGCTGCACGATTGGAACGACCATGACGGTTTTAGATAAGGTATGTCCGAATATCGTCGGCGTGGATATCGGCTGTGGGATGTATACCGTAAAGCTGAAGGAAAAAGAACTAGATTTTGAAAAAATTGATGAAGTCTGCCATCGCATTCCTTCCGGCATGAATGTCTGGGAAGGTCGGAAGGAACATTTTGATTTGACGCAGCTTCGGTGTTATCGTTCACTAAGAGATACCCGTCGTTTAGAGCGTTCGCTGGGAACACTCGGCGGAGGAAATCATTTCATTGAAATTGATCGTGCAACAGAGGGGAGCTATTTTCTCATCATTCATTCTGGAAGCCGAAATCTTGGAAAGCAAGTTGCGGAATTCTATCAGCAGTTGGCCGTGGATCTGCATATGGGAAAAGAGGGTTACTACAAGCAACGGGAAGAGATCATTAGAACCTATAAGGAATTGGGGAAAAGATCGGAAATCCAGTCAGCCTTAAAAGCATTGAAAGATTCGTATGAAACTCAGTCCTTGCTTGTTCCGGAAGATCTCTGTTGGCTGTATGGTTCGTTTCTGGACGATTATCTGCATGATGTTGAAATCTGTCAGATCTTTGCCCGCCGTAACCGTGAACGAATGGCAGAAATTTTTCTCGATCAGACGGGAATGACCAATTTGGAAGCCTTTCATACGATTCATAATTATATTGATACACAGGAAATGATTTTGCGCAAAGGGGCAATTGCAGCTCACCATGCGGAAAAAGTGCTGATTCCCATCAATATGCGCGATGGATCCATTCTTGCTCTAGGAAAAGGCAATGCAGAATGGAATTATTCCGCACCCCATGGAGCGGGGCGCATCATGTCTCGTGCTCAAGCAAGAGCATCACTGGATCTAAAAGATTATGAAGCATCCATGCAAGGAATTTATACAACGTCGGTCAATAAAAAAACGATTGATGAAGCGCCGATGGCTTACAAATCATTGGAGGATATTTTGGATGTGGTACGAGAATCCGTGGAAGTTATTGATATCATGAAGCCGGTTTATAACTTTAAAGCATCCGATGAACAGCCAACCTGGAAAAAGCAGAAGGAGGGATAA
- a CDS encoding nucleotidyltransferase domain-containing protein, producing MKKQIITKLHNLEAKENIKILLAVESGSRAWGFASPDSDYDVRFIYVRPQEEYLKLEKRRDVIELPIEEELDINGWDLQKTLRLLHKSNPTLWEWAYSPIIYLETDFLETCQNEMNAYFSVKRSLYHYLSMAEKNYREYLRKDDVRMKKYFYVLRPVLACRWLLNRKTPPPVLFTELLAAELPTTLETEIYSLLELKQHSPEVKIIPRIDKLNAYLDISVAEIKKELQRMDESPVADWKELNAWFLRELDKN from the coding sequence ATGAAAAAGCAAATCATAACTAAGCTGCATAACTTAGAAGCAAAAGAAAATATCAAAATCTTACTTGCTGTAGAATCTGGAAGCCGAGCTTGGGGCTTTGCTTCACCAGACAGTGATTATGACGTTCGATTCATTTATGTTCGCCCGCAAGAAGAATATTTAAAGCTTGAAAAAAGACGCGATGTCATTGAGTTGCCGATCGAGGAAGAGCTGGATATCAATGGATGGGATCTTCAGAAAACGTTAAGGCTTCTGCATAAGTCAAATCCTACGTTATGGGAATGGGCTTATTCACCGATTATTTATCTGGAAACTGACTTTTTAGAAACCTGCCAAAATGAAATGAACGCTTACTTCTCAGTAAAACGAAGTCTGTATCATTATCTCAGCATGGCAGAAAAAAATTATCGTGAATATCTAAGGAAAGACGATGTCAGAATGAAGAAGTATTTTTATGTCTTAAGACCGGTTCTTGCTTGCCGCTGGCTTCTTAACCGAAAAACCCCACCACCCGTCTTATTTACAGAACTATTGGCAGCCGAGCTTCCCACCACGCTTGAGACTGAGATTTATTCCCTTTTAGAATTAAAACAGCATTCACCAGAAGTTAAGATTATTCCACGAATTGACAAACTCAATGCTTATCTGGATATCTCCGTTGCTGAAATAAAAAAGGAATTACAGAGGATGGATGAATCTCCGGTGGCCGATTGGAAAGAACTGAATGCCTGGTTTCTTCGGGAATTGGATAAGAATTAA
- a CDS encoding alanine/glycine:cation symporter family protein: MELFNEIFSQFNEVLWGPPLIILLLGTHCWMTLRTRGVQRWIFKGIKLSVTPDKTEGDISPFAALTTALASTIGTGNIIGVATAIVSGGPGAVLWTWLTGLFGIATKYAESLIAVKYRRKTEDGTYLGGAMVVLEKIGHPKLGVVFALLTGLAAFGIGCSVQSNAIADALVTNFGFSAPVVGVVLAVITFLVIFGGVKSIANVCEKLVPFMSLFYTLGCFYILFYNRAYLIPAIELIVQAAFTPRAMAGGFIGSTIMTACRYGCARGLFSNESGMGSAPIVAAAAQSRNPVRQALIASTGTFWDTVVVCLITGLVLVSSILANPAISTVGLEGGTLTTLCFAQIPVVGTPLLIFGILTFAYSTILGWSYYGERCMEYLFGKKVLKPYRFLWIIVLYLGCTMQLDLVWTIADTLNGLMAIPNLIAVLLLTRVIAKDTRYYLDEGHLDEVDPEME; encoded by the coding sequence ATGGAATTATTCAATGAAATTTTCAGTCAGTTCAACGAGGTACTGTGGGGACCGCCGCTGATCATTCTGCTTTTAGGGACGCATTGCTGGATGACCCTTCGGACCCGTGGTGTGCAGCGCTGGATTTTTAAAGGAATCAAGCTGTCGGTCACCCCGGATAAAACTGAAGGCGACATCAGTCCGTTTGCGGCGCTGACCACAGCACTGGCTTCCACCATCGGAACCGGCAACATCATCGGTGTTGCGACCGCAATCGTTTCCGGCGGACCGGGAGCTGTGTTATGGACTTGGCTGACAGGCTTATTCGGAATCGCGACTAAATATGCGGAAAGCTTGATCGCCGTCAAATATCGGCGCAAAACCGAAGATGGAACTTATCTGGGCGGGGCAATGGTCGTGCTGGAAAAGATCGGTCATCCTAAGCTGGGTGTGGTATTTGCGCTGCTGACAGGACTGGCGGCGTTCGGAATTGGCTGCAGCGTGCAGTCCAATGCGATTGCGGACGCGCTGGTGACCAACTTTGGTTTTTCCGCGCCGGTTGTTGGGGTGGTGCTGGCCGTCATTACGTTTCTGGTCATCTTCGGCGGCGTGAAGTCCATTGCCAATGTCTGTGAAAAACTCGTGCCGTTCATGTCTTTATTTTATACCCTGGGCTGCTTTTATATCTTATTCTACAATCGGGCCTATTTGATTCCCGCAATTGAGCTGATTGTTCAGGCAGCCTTTACACCGCGGGCTATGGCTGGGGGATTTATCGGCAGTACGATCATGACGGCCTGCCGTTATGGCTGCGCACGCGGCTTGTTTTCCAATGAATCCGGGATGGGCTCCGCTCCGATTGTCGCCGCTGCCGCACAATCCCGCAATCCGGTGCGTCAGGCCCTGATCGCTTCGACCGGGACGTTCTGGGATACGGTCGTCGTTTGTCTGATCACCGGACTAGTGCTGGTTTCCAGCATCCTGGCCAATCCGGCCATTTCCACGGTCGGTCTGGAAGGAGGCACGCTGACAACCTTGTGTTTCGCACAGATTCCTGTCGTCGGTACGCCGTTATTGATCTTTGGGATTCTGACGTTTGCCTATTCGACCATTTTAGGCTGGAGTTATTACGGCGAACGGTGCATGGAGTATCTGTTTGGCAAAAAGGTGCTTAAACCTTACCGCTTTCTGTGGATTATCGTGCTGTATTTAGGTTGTACGATGCAGCTGGATCTGGTGTGGACGATTGCCGACACATTGAATGGACTCATGGCGATCCCCAATTTAATTGCCGTGCTGCTTCTGACCCGCGTCATCGCCAAAGATACTCGTTATTATCTGGATGAAGGACATCTGGATGAAGTTGATCCAGAGATGGAATAA
- a CDS encoding alkaline phosphatase family protein, producing MNLIQPDYQTGILGVINAWRQCLGLQVHHPADPQLSAWLNDHAWDQIVVLLIDGMGSRLMETMLDEESFLRRHQLKEVTTVYPSTTSAATTSVLSGKSPAENGWIGWHQYFKELDDSLILFMNRSYYGTHSYPDYSYTHIPFLNQKEELHQLGKTALELYPAFREGGAHSFDKLCCQIAMHSQAQDAQFIYAYWDHFDSLMHAKGPSDPQCREELKQIDQHCRQLAAQLNPRAGLIILADHGQIDVDNINLKDDPELLDCLRFGPTVEPRGTAFFVKPGQQDSFVRQFEAKYGDRFVLKPSAQWLEEGLFGPGQPHPRTLEFLGDYFAVAIAGSCIGLWENGKPPFKGQHAGLCAEEMMIPVIVVSNEDSK from the coding sequence ATGAATTTGATCCAACCTGATTATCAAACAGGAATTCTGGGGGTTATCAATGCCTGGCGTCAGTGTCTGGGGCTGCAGGTGCATCATCCTGCCGATCCGCAGCTGAGTGCCTGGCTGAACGATCATGCATGGGATCAGATCGTTGTTTTATTGATCGACGGCATGGGCTCGCGCCTGATGGAAACGATGCTGGATGAGGAAAGCTTTCTGCGCCGGCATCAGCTGAAAGAAGTCACAACGGTATATCCGTCGACCACTTCGGCGGCGACCACCAGCGTATTAAGCGGAAAATCACCCGCGGAAAATGGCTGGATTGGCTGGCATCAGTATTTTAAAGAACTGGACGATTCGCTGATCCTGTTCATGAACCGCAGCTACTATGGAACGCATTCCTATCCTGACTATTCCTATACGCATATCCCATTTCTGAATCAGAAGGAGGAATTGCATCAGCTTGGAAAAACCGCGCTGGAACTGTATCCGGCATTTCGTGAGGGCGGAGCGCACAGCTTTGATAAGCTGTGCTGTCAGATCGCTATGCACAGTCAAGCGCAGGATGCCCAGTTTATCTATGCTTATTGGGATCATTTTGATTCATTGATGCATGCGAAAGGACCTTCGGATCCGCAATGCAGGGAAGAATTAAAGCAGATCGATCAGCACTGCCGTCAGCTGGCAGCCCAGCTGAATCCCCGGGCCGGTTTGATTATTCTTGCCGATCATGGTCAAATTGACGTGGACAACATAAATTTAAAAGACGATCCGGAATTATTGGACTGTCTGCGGTTTGGGCCAACCGTCGAACCGAGGGGAACCGCGTTCTTTGTTAAACCCGGCCAACAGGACTCGTTTGTCCGTCAATTCGAAGCGAAATACGGAGATCGGTTTGTGCTGAAACCTTCTGCGCAATGGTTGGAAGAAGGGCTGTTTGGTCCAGGGCAGCCGCATCCGCGGACCTTGGAATTTCTCGGCGATTACTTTGCGGTGGCGATTGCAGGTAGCTGCATCGGCTTGTGGGAAAATGGGAAACCGCCGTTTAAGGGGCAGCATGCGGGATTGTGTGCCGAGGAAATGATGATTCCGGTCATCGTGGTATCCAACGAGGACAGTAAATGA
- a CDS encoding nucleoside phosphorylase, with translation MKAWFDPTDVSRSVITAQRHVTSRHGSAVPIALPSVGVLFEMGRALDQLTQDFTTEVIADRLPCFLDNPPCLRLKDHPQVCFTKGGYGAPAAVDTLETLLALGVKNVIIAGLCGVFDPRVQVGDVVIPTQIYSEEGTSRHYALDATWAFAHPELCAKLRETMRKTLKVKAFNTVTTDAVYRQTLNKEAYWRSLGCVGVDMEASALLQVCACYHVPAAAALLASDGHPLSESEGDWDWGSVDFAAVRRQYIHQIVEVSVQLAQMD, from the coding sequence ATGAAGGCCTGGTTTGATCCGACGGATGTCAGTCGGTCTGTCATCACCGCACAACGGCATGTGACAAGCCGTCATGGCTCGGCGGTACCGATCGCTTTGCCGTCGGTGGGCGTCCTGTTTGAAATGGGGCGGGCGCTGGATCAGCTGACTCAGGACTTCACAACGGAAGTGATTGCCGATCGGCTGCCTTGTTTTCTGGATAACCCGCCCTGTCTGCGCCTGAAAGATCATCCTCAGGTCTGCTTTACCAAAGGCGGCTATGGTGCGCCAGCGGCGGTAGATACGTTGGAAACACTCTTGGCACTGGGTGTAAAAAACGTGATTATCGCAGGCTTATGCGGTGTTTTTGATCCGCGGGTACAGGTCGGCGATGTTGTGATTCCGACGCAGATTTACAGTGAGGAAGGGACATCCCGTCATTACGCTCTCGATGCAACGTGGGCTTTTGCCCATCCTGAGCTTTGTGCTAAACTGCGGGAAACGATGCGAAAAACCTTGAAAGTCAAAGCTTTCAATACGGTCACCACGGATGCGGTGTACCGTCAAACCCTGAATAAAGAAGCATATTGGCGCTCGCTGGGTTGTGTCGGCGTGGATATGGAAGCCTCTGCCCTGCTGCAGGTTTGTGCCTGTTATCATGTTCCGGCAGCCGCAGCTTTGTTAGCCTCAGACGGCCATCCCTTATCGGAAAGTGAAGGCGACTGGGATTGGGGCAGCGTCGATTTTGCCGCTGTTCGCAGGCAATATATTCATCAGATCGTTGAAGTCAGCGTTCAACTGGCGCAGATGGATTAA
- the rhaM gene encoding L-rhamnose mutarotase, with the protein MIRKAFKMKLYPGKEAEYKRRHDQLWPEMKQMIHDYGGHEYSIFLDPETLTLFAVLEIEDEARWAASAETEICQKWWASMVELMETHPDNSPVSVDLVPVFYLK; encoded by the coding sequence ATGATTCGCAAAGCGTTTAAAATGAAGCTGTACCCGGGCAAGGAAGCCGAATACAAGCGGCGGCATGATCAGCTGTGGCCTGAAATGAAACAGATGATCCATGACTATGGTGGACATGAATATTCGATCTTTTTAGATCCGGAAACATTGACTTTGTTTGCCGTCTTGGAGATTGAGGACGAAGCCCGCTGGGCCGCATCCGCTGAAACGGAAATTTGTCAGAAGTGGTGGGCCTCGATGGTTGAGCTGATGGAAACGCATCCCGACAACAGTCCGGTCAGCGTTGATTTAGTCCCGGTATTCTATTTGAAATAG
- a CDS encoding L-rhamnose isomerase: protein MTTEKLRGAAKQYAQWGVDVEAALTALAQIPISIHCWQGDDVIGFDGAGDLSGGIQATGNYPGRARNFTELKQDIETMLSLIPGHHRLNLHASYAVFEPGQKAERDQLEIQHFQPWIDFAKARGLGLDFNPTLFGHPLAQTATLSNADETIRQFWIRHCQACIRIAESFADQLGTSSLVNIWIPDGLKDIPADRTSPRQRLKASLDQILAMDYDRSKVKVAVESKVFGIGIESYTVGSHEFYMNYAAQNGLLCLLDSGHYHPTETISDKISAMLMFTDELALHISRPVRWDSDHVVLYDDETRQIAQEIIRSGAERIRIATDYFDASINRIAAWVIGVRSVQKALLNALLTPQEKMAKLQKQQRFTELMALQEQLKMAPIGEVWEAFCLRQGVPGENAWLKVVQDYEKEVLLKRNEEKEEIA from the coding sequence ATGACAACTGAAAAACTTCGCGGGGCTGCCAAACAATACGCCCAATGGGGCGTGGATGTCGAAGCGGCTCTGACAGCGCTGGCACAGATTCCCATTTCCATTCATTGTTGGCAAGGCGATGATGTGATCGGCTTCGACGGCGCCGGGGATCTCTCCGGCGGGATCCAGGCGACCGGCAATTATCCCGGACGGGCGCGCAATTTTACTGAGTTAAAGCAGGATATCGAAACAATGCTGAGTTTGATTCCCGGTCATCACCGCCTGAATCTGCACGCCAGCTATGCCGTCTTTGAACCCGGGCAGAAAGCTGAGCGCGATCAGTTGGAAATTCAGCATTTCCAACCGTGGATTGATTTTGCGAAGGCCCGCGGTTTAGGTCTGGATTTCAATCCGACGCTGTTTGGGCATCCACTGGCTCAGACGGCAACCCTTTCTAATGCCGATGAAACAATCCGTCAGTTCTGGATTCGCCATTGCCAAGCCTGCATTCGAATCGCTGAGAGCTTCGCAGATCAGCTGGGCACGAGCAGTTTAGTCAATATTTGGATTCCCGACGGACTGAAGGACATCCCGGCCGACCGGACTTCACCCCGTCAGCGGCTGAAAGCGTCGCTGGATCAAATTCTGGCGATGGATTATGACCGTTCCAAGGTCAAAGTTGCGGTGGAATCCAAGGTTTTCGGCATCGGAATTGAAAGCTATACCGTCGGTTCGCATGAGTTTTACATGAATTATGCCGCTCAAAATGGGCTGCTTTGTCTGCTCGACTCCGGTCATTATCATCCGACAGAAACAATCAGCGATAAGATCTCAGCGATGTTGATGTTCACGGATGAGCTGGCGCTGCACATCAGCCGGCCGGTGCGCTGGGATAGTGATCACGTTGTTTTGTATGATGATGAAACACGCCAAATTGCTCAGGAAATTATCCGCAGCGGGGCTGAACGAATTCGAATTGCCACAGATTATTTTGATGCCAGCATCAACCGGATCGCCGCCTGGGTGATCGGCGTGCGCAGTGTTCAGAAAGCCTTGCTGAACGCCCTTTTAACGCCGCAGGAAAAAATGGCCAAGCTGCAGAAGCAACAACGCTTTACCGAACTGATGGCGCTGCAGGAACAATTAAAAATGGCGCCGATCGGTGAGGTTTGGGAAGCCTTTTGCCTTCGTCAGGGCGTCCCGGGGGAAAACGCCTGGCTGAAGGTTGTGCAGGATTATGAGAAAGAAGTTCTGTTAAAACGAAACGAAGAGAAAGAGGAAATCGCATGA
- the rhaD gene encoding rhamnulose-1-phosphate aldolase — protein sequence MKCLETPWMQGMIRMCGDGFRQGWHERNGGNLSYRIPEEAVEEIRDQLRYDQPWLPIGAEVKGLAGEFFAVTGSGKYMRNVELKPESHLAIIEISPDGLQYRIVWGLTEGGRPTSELPTHLMNHEVKKRVTQGRHRVIYHAHPANLIALTFLLPLDSAVFTRELWEMATECPVVFPEGLGVVKWMVPGGKPIAEETSVFMEQVNAVVWAHHGLFCSGTDFDETFGLMHTIEKSAEILIKVLSVSPNKRQTITTADLIALAADFHVTLNPEALHLYDEGAEH from the coding sequence ATGAAATGCTTGGAAACTCCCTGGATGCAGGGCATGATCAGAATGTGCGGCGACGGCTTCCGCCAGGGCTGGCATGAGCGCAACGGCGGGAATCTGTCTTACCGCATTCCCGAAGAAGCAGTGGAAGAAATCCGTGACCAGCTGCGTTACGATCAGCCGTGGCTGCCGATTGGCGCAGAGGTAAAGGGGCTGGCTGGGGAATTCTTTGCGGTGACCGGCAGCGGCAAATATATGCGCAATGTGGAATTGAAGCCGGAAAGCCATTTGGCGATCATTGAGATCAGTCCGGATGGGCTGCAATATCGGATTGTCTGGGGACTTACCGAAGGCGGCAGACCGACCAGCGAACTGCCGACCCATTTGATGAATCATGAAGTGAAAAAACGGGTAACCCAGGGCCGGCATCGTGTGATCTATCACGCCCACCCGGCGAATCTGATTGCGCTGACGTTTTTGCTTCCGCTGGACAGCGCGGTTTTTACGCGGGAATTGTGGGAAATGGCAACCGAATGTCCAGTCGTCTTCCCTGAAGGTCTTGGCGTTGTGAAATGGATGGTACCCGGCGGCAAGCCAATCGCAGAGGAAACCAGCGTATTCATGGAACAGGTCAACGCGGTTGTTTGGGCGCATCATGGATTATTCTGTTCCGGTACCGACTTTGATGAAACCTTCGGTTTGATGCACACGATCGAAAAATCCGCAGAGATTCTGATCAAGGTGCTATCCGTCAGTCCAAACAAGCGGCAGACGATCACGACCGCGGATCTGATCGCCCTGGCCGCGGATTTCCATGTCACCTTGAATCCGGAAGCTCTGCATCTTTACGATGAGGGAGCTGAACACTAG
- a CDS encoding response regulator transcription factor, with the protein MWKVLICDDEALTRRGLTKMVSRCRTDMEVVAVAAQGEEACEKIETLRPSIVLMDINMPLVSGLEIIERYHEDPRLRFVIISGYSDFAYAQKACRYHVVDYLLKPVSEEQLQAVLDRCAVLLQQQITTSRIVVPQHQDRSMITQVLQEIEQHVTDSDFSLNQLSDQFHVSASYLSRIIKEEVHCTFSELINEKRLTQARTLLLSEPPLLMWEIAEQCGFTSQHYFCRVFKNRFGLTPQQYRQMMKEENSGNKLKSA; encoded by the coding sequence ATGTGGAAAGTATTGATTTGTGATGATGAAGCCCTGACCCGGCGGGGATTGACCAAGATGGTCAGCCGCTGCCGTACAGACATGGAGGTTGTCGCTGTCGCCGCCCAGGGCGAAGAAGCCTGTGAGAAGATCGAAACACTGCGGCCTTCCATTGTCCTGATGGATATCAATATGCCGTTGGTCAGCGGGCTGGAAATTATTGAACGGTATCATGAAGACCCGCGGCTGCGGTTTGTCATTATCTCCGGCTACAGTGATTTTGCTTATGCCCAGAAAGCCTGCCGCTATCATGTCGTCGATTATTTGTTAAAGCCGGTCAGTGAGGAACAGCTGCAGGCTGTTTTGGATCGCTGTGCCGTCCTGCTTCAGCAGCAGATCACCACCTCCCGGATCGTCGTCCCGCAGCATCAGGATCGTTCCATGATCACGCAGGTGCTGCAGGAGATTGAGCAGCATGTGACGGACAGTGATTTTTCGTTAAACCAGCTGTCTGATCAATTTCATGTCTCTGCTTCCTATCTTTCCCGGATCATCAAAGAAGAAGTCCACTGCACCTTCAGCGAACTGATCAACGAAAAACGGCTGACCCAGGCCCGAACTTTGTTGTTAAGTGAACCGCCGCTTCTGATGTGGGAAATTGCCGAGCAGTGCGGTTTCACTTCGCAGCATTACTTCTGCCGGGTTTTTAAGAACCGCTTCGGTCTCACTCCGCAGCAGTACCGTCAGATGATGAAAGAAGAAAATTCCGGAAACAAACTGAAGTCAGCTTAA